Within Hydrogenophaga sp. PAMC20947, the genomic segment AGTCTGCATGACCGCCGAGATGGTCGAGCGCCAGCAATTGCCCACCCGGACCCAGGGTGACTGCACCAGCAAGATCGATTCGCGCTCCGGCAACACGCTGAAGATCAGCTTCACCTGCAGCAACCCCGTGTCCAGCGGGCAAGGCATCTACACCTTTGATGGCGACAAGGCCTACACCATGAAAATGGCCATCAAGAGCCAGGAAGGTGGCCAGACGCGCAACATGACCATGGACGCCAAGGGCCAATGGCTGTCCGCCGATTGCGGCAGCGTCAAACCCGTCACCTTGCCCACGCAGTAAGGGACCCGGTGCCGCAGGGCCAATGCCCGCGCGCCACCTCAGCCCTTGGGCGGTCGTGTGCCGAAAACTCCCCGGCCCACACGCACCATCGTCGCACCGGCCGCCACAGCGGCGTCCAGGTCATCGCTCATCCCCATGGACAGCGTGTCCACGCCGCTGCCCATTTGCCGTTGCAAATCGTCAAAGACCGCCTTGCAGCGCATGAACAAGGCCCGCTGAGCCTCAAAGCCCGGCTCAGGCTCGGGGATACACATCAGGCCGCGCAACGTCAGGCGGGGCAACTCGGCCACCGCCGCGGCCAGCGCGGGCAGTTCGGCCGGCGTCACGCCAGACTTGTTGCTGCCCCCGTCCACATTGACCTGCAAGCACACCTGCAGGGGTGGCAAACCTTCCGGCCGTTGCTCGTTCAGGCGCTGGGCAATTTTCAAGCGATCCACGGACTGCACCCAGTCAAAGTGTTCGGCCACCAGACGCGTCTTGTTGCTCTGGATAGGCCCGATGCAGTGCCACTCCAGCGCGACCCCGGGGTGGCTGGCGCGCAGGGCCAATATCTTGTCCACCCCTTCCTGGATGTAGTTTTCGCCAAACGCACGCTGCCCCACCGCCACCGCTTCGGCCACGGCGTCGGCGCCGAAAGTCTTGGAGACCGCCAGCAGGGTGACAGCCGTCACATCGCGTCCCGCCGTTTGGCACGCAAGCGCCACCCTCTGACGCTGGGCTTGGAGATTGTCTTCAATCGTCGTCATAATCACTTAGTTACACCAACATTGCATGGGAACCCGGGATGGACATCACGCAACTGCTCGCCTTCAGCGTCAAGAACAAAGCATCGGATTTGCACCTCTCGGCAGGCCTGCCGCCCATGATACGGGTGCACGGAGACGTGCGCCGGATCAACGTCGAACCGCTGGACCACAAAGGTGTCCACAGCATGGTGTACGACATCATGAACGACAGTCAGCGCAAGCAATACGAAGAGTTCCTGGAGTGCGATTTCTCGTTTGAAATCGAAGGTCTGTCGCGTTTTCGCGTCAATGCGTTCAACCACAACCGCGGCGCCGGCGCGGTGTTTCGAACCATTCCGAGCAAAATCCTGTCACTGGAGCAGCTCAACGCCCCCAAGATTTTCGGCGACCTCGCGCTGCGTCCACGCGGCATGGTGCTGGTCACGGGCCCGACCGGCTCGGGCAAATCGACCACGCTGGCCGCCATGGTCAACCACCTGAACGAGACCGAGTACGGCCACATTCTGACCGTGGAAGACCCGGTCGAATTCGTGCACGAGTCCAAGAAGTGCCTGATCAACCAACGCGAAGTCGGTCCACACACCCTGTCCTTTGCCAACGCCCTGCGCTCGGCCCTGCGGGAAGATCCCGACGCCATTCTGGTGGGTGAGATGCGCGATCTGGAAACCATTCGACTGGCCATGACGGCCGCGGAAACCGGTCACCTCGTGTTCGGCACGCTGCACACCTCCAGCGCTGCCAAAACCATTGACCGCATCATTGACGTGTTCCCGGCAGAAGAAAAAGACATGGTGCGCGCCATGTTGTCGGAATCGCTGGTAGCGGTGATCTCACAAACCCTGTGCAAGGTGAAAGATGGCAGCGGCCGGGTCGCAGCGCACGAAATCATGATCGGCACCAGCGCCATCCGAAACCTCATCCGTGAGGCCAAGGTCGCGCAGATGTACTCGGCTATCCAGACCGGCAACAGTGTGGGCATGCAGACACTGGACCAGAATCTCTCGGAGCTCGTCAGACGCAACCTGATCAGCCCGGCCGAGGCCCGCAGCAAGGCCAAGATTCCGGACAACTTCCCTGGGTAGAAGCCCACCCCTGCGCCCAGCCTGCCGCGCGGCCTGTCACCCCCCCCAAGGGGGCAGCGCTGGCAGCCCGGCAAAGCCGGTTTTGTGGCGCTCTGAATGGGGACAGTTCGTGTCCCTCGTATTGAATTGAGAAGGTAGGACTCCATGGAACGCGATCAGGCATCAAAATTCATCAATGATCTGCTCAAGCTGATGGTCAGCAGGGGTGGCAGTGATCTGTTCCTGACCGCGGAATTCCCGCCCGCCATCAAGGTCGACGGCAAGGTGGTGAAGGTGTCTCCCCAGCCCCTCAACGCGGTGCACACCCTGTCGCTGGCGCGCGCCATCATGAACGACAAGCAGGCGGCGGAATTCGAGCGCACCAAGGAGTGCAACTTCGCCATTTCGCCACCCACCGTGGGTCGCTTCCGGGTCAGCGCCTTCATCCAGCAAGGCAAGGTCGGCATGGTGTTGCGGACCATTCCCGCCACGCTGCCCACCATCGACAAACTGGGGCTGCCCCAGGTATTGAAAGACGTGTCGCTGAGCAAGCGCGGTCTGTGCATTCTGGTGGGCGCCACAGGCTCAGGCAAGTCCACGTCGCTGGCGGCCATGGTCGACTGGCGCAACGAACACACCTTCGGCCATATCATCACCATCGAAGACCCGGTCGAATTTGTGCATCCCCACAAAAACTGCGTGGTGACCCAGCGCGAAGTGGGACTGGACACCGACAACTGGGAAGCGGCTCTGCACAACACGCTGCGCCAGGCACCCGACGTGATCTTGATGGGCGAGATCCGCACCCGGGAAACCATGGAACATGCGATCCAGTTCTCGGAAACCGGTCACCTCTGCCTGGCCACCCTGCACGCCAACAGCGCCAACCAGGCGCTGGACCGCATCATCAACTTCTTCCCCGAAGAGCGCCGCCCGCAACTGCTGATGGACCTGTCGCTCAACTTGCGCGCGCTGGTTTCCCAGCGGCTGGTGCCGCGCCAGGACAACAAAGGGCGTTTCGCAGCGGTGGAGATCATGTTGAACTCTCCCCTGATTTCCGACCTGATCTTCAAAGGCGAAGTGGCCGAGATCAAGGAGATCATGAAGAAGAGCACCCAGATGGGCATGCAGACCTTCGACCAGGCCTTGTTCCACGCGTTTGAAGCCAATCTCATCACGCTGGAAGACGCTCTGCGCAACGCCGATTCGCTCAACGACCTGCGCCTGCAGATCAAGCTCAACAGCCAGCGTGCCAAAACACAGGATCTGGCGGCGGGCACCGAGCACCTGACTATCGTCTGACCCCCCCGCGCCGGCTTCGCCGTCACCCCCCAGGGGGCAACGCTGGCAGACCGGCAGAGCCGGACCCGCGGCGTGAATGAGACCCACCCCCATCGCTGCTCACTGCGTGTGCAGCTCCGCCCCTCTAGGGGCAACGCTGGTCGACTGGCAAAGCCAGATCGACGGCGTTCTGGGCTTTTGAGGCACGACTCTCCGGAGAATGGGTACGCCTCTTCGGATTCCGGACTTGCGTCTGCCGTGTGGCCGGAATGAGCAGCGAAGCAGCGAACGGATCAAGGAGGGCGGTGTCTGAGCCCGTTCGATGCGAGCAGCGCAAGGAACCCCCAAGGGAACCGGACTTCGGCTCGCCTTTTCTTTGGGCGAGGCAGTAGAAAATCACTCGCCCGCCGGGGTGAAACACGGCTCGCCATGCTTGAAGCCCCACTTCAACCGCGCAAAAGAAAACTGACGGAGAATAAAGGCCATGAACACCATCGCTGAACGCTCCTACGAATCCGTCCCATCCCGTCGTGTGGCCTTTCTGGGCCTGGGTGTCATGGGCTTGCCCATGGCCGGGCATCTGGCCAAAGCCGGTCATTCGGTGACGGTATACAACCGCTCACCCGCCAAGGCCGAGGCCTGGTGCAAGGAATTTGGCGGCCAGCACAAAAACACCCCGCGCGAAGCGGCCATGGGCGCCGACATGGTCTTTGCCTGTGTGGGCAACGACGACGACTTGCGCGCGATCACGCTGGGCGCCGATGGCGCGTTTGCCGGCATGCAACCGGGCAATGTCTTTGTCGACCACACCACCGCATCGGCCAACGTCGCACGCGAACTCTACGGGGCGGCGAAAACGTTGGGGCTGGCATTCATCGATGCACCGGTTTCTGGCGGTCAGGCCGGCGCTCAAAACGGCGCGCTCACCGTCATGTGCGGCGGCGATGCGACCGCCTTCGAGCAAGTCAAGCCTGTGGGCATGGCCTTTTCCAAAGCATTCACCCTCATGGGCGAAAGCGGCGCAGGCCAGCTCACCAAGATGGTCAACCAGATCTGCATCGCCGGCCTGGTCCAAGGCCTGTCCGAAGCCATCGCTTTCGGACAAAAATCCGGTCTGGACATGGAGCAGGCGCTCGCGGTGATCGGCAAAGGCGCGGCGCAAAGCTGGCAGCTCGACAACCGGGGCAAGACCATGGCATCCGATCACTTCGAATTCGGTTTCGCGGTCGACTGGATGCGCAAGGATCTGGGCCTGGTGCTCGAAGAGGCCAAGCGCAATGGCGCGCGCCTGCCTGTGACCGCCCTGGTCGATCAGTTTTATGCCGATGTGCAGGCCATGGGTGGCCAGCGCTGGGACACCTCCAGCCTGATCAAGCGCTTGCGCTGAGCCCTTCACAAACAAACTGTTCTCCAAAAAAAACGGCGCCCAAGGCGCCGTTTCTTTAGGATGCCGCGGGTGTCCGCTTATTTGATGGCCATGCGGGCCAGCTCTTCTTCACTCAGGATCTCAAACACACGCACCACGCGCTGGGCGCCCTTGGTGGTGCGTGCCACGTCGGTAGCCTGATCGGCCTCCCGTTGTGTCACACGGCCCATGAGGTACACGGTCGCACGTTCGCTGACCACTTTGAACGAGTTGGCAGACAGCTTCTTGGTGTCGACCAGGCCGGCTTTGACGCGACCAGTGAGCAACGTGTCGGCGGCTTTTTCCGTGAAAGTCGGGCTGTTGGTAATCCCCAGTTCGTTGTAAACCATATTCACGTTGTCGATCGCCTTGACCGTGTCGGCGGCCAATTGGCGGTCACGCTCATTGGCCACTTCACCGGTGAGCAACACGCGCCGGTTGTAGCTGGTCACGTTGATGCGGGCACGGCCACCAAACGTATCGCCCAGGCGATTGGCTGCGCGCAGTTCGATGCCCTGGTCATCGAGCTGGGCGCCAGAGGTGCGTCGATCGGTGGCCACCATGGCACCGGTGAGGGCGCCACCCACCATCAGCGGGGCACAAGCGGACAAGACAGCGCCCAGTGCGGCCGTGCCCAGCACCAGGCGGGTCCATCGTGCGAATCGGTCAATTGAGGTCATGCGGGGTTCTCCTGTTCACTGTTCAAAGAATCGGGCAGGCCCAGCAACTGGGCATCTACACCGTCACAAATGCAGTGCAACACCAGGTGGTGCACTTCCAAAATACGTGGCGTCTGATCGCTGGGCACACAGATGTGCACATCGGTATCACGCAACTGCTGCGCCAGGCGGCCACCGCGGGCACCGGTCAGGGCCACCACCGTCATGTCGCGTTCATGCGCTGCCTCGACCGCGGCCAGCACATTGGCCGAATTGCCGTTGGCCGACAACACCAGCAGCACATCACCCGCATGCCCCAGGGCACGGACCTGCCGTGCATAAACGGCTCGCCCATCAAAGTCGCTGGTGATGGCCGTGAGCACGACGGCGTCGGAACACAGACACAAAGCCGCCAGCTCGGGACGTTCGCGCTCATAGCGCCCGATAAAACTGGCCGTGAAAAGCTGCGCCGCCGAAGCCGAGGGCCCATTGCCGCAAGACAAAACCTTGCCGCCCCCCGTCACACTGGCCAACACCGCTTGCGTCGCGGCCTCGACTTCCGGGGCAAGACTCTGGGCGCACTGGTATTTCAGGTCGGCGCTGTCAATAAACTGTTGCTGAATACGTTGCAGAAGCATACGGGAATCATAGCCCGGGAGGCTGTGTCAAAAAGTGGCTGATGCATCAAAAGCGGCGCGGATCCATTCCAGACGGGCCCCGGGCGCTGACCCGTCGGGTGCCAGCCGCCCCTCCACCAGCACCACATCAAAGCGGCATGGCGGTTCTGATCCCAGTGTCAGCAAAAAGTGCCGCGCGGCCAAAATGATGCGTTGCTGCTTGATCACCGTGATGCTGCCCCCAGCGCCACCGCGGGAGGCCCCTGCGCGCTGGCGCACCTCGATAAAGACCAACGTGCCGTCGGTCTCGCGCATAATCAAATCGACCTCGCCACCGCCCCGCCCCGGCGTCTTGAAGTTGCGCTGAACCAGGCGCAGGCCTTGGCGTTGCAGATGGGCCAGTGCCAACGCCTCGGCAGCGTCGCCTCGCCGTTTGGTCGTCGCTTTGGCAGCGTCAGATGGACGGGCTTGCGACGCCAATGCCGGGGAAGCCGCAGGCGCAGGTGCCTTGTTGAACAACGAACCGTTTCGGAAAAAACCCATTGTCTGTCAGCCCTCCGTCCCTTTTGATCGCCGCACGCGAAAGCGCCGCGCACCAGCATTATCCGCAGGGCACGCTGTACATGGTGGCCACGCCCATCGGCAACCTGGCCGACATCAGCCTGCGTGCGCTGCATGTGCTCTCGCTGGTGGACACGGTGGCTTGCGAAGACACGCGCCACACCGCGGGCCTGCTGCAGGGCTACGGCTTGCACAAGCCGCTCCTGGCGGTACACGAACACAATGAAGCCGAGGCCTCGCAGACCGTGGTGCAGCGGTTGCAAGCCGGGCAGCGGGTGGCTTATGTGAGCGATGCGGGCACCCCGGGCGTGAGCGATCCGGGCGCCCGTCTGGCCCAGGCTGTGGCGGCAGCAGGCCTGAGGAGCGTGCCACTGCCGGGTCCAAGCAGCATCACGGCGCTGCTCAGCGTGTCCGGCCATGCAGGCTGGGACGGTCAGTTTGTATTTCGCGGCTTTCTGTCGCCCAAGGCGGGCGAACGCCAGCGGGATGTGCAACACCTCGCACAAGATCCCCGAGCGGTGGTCCTGCTGGAAGCGCCCCACCGCATCGAGGCATTGGCCAAAGACCTGGCCATTCTGGGAGAGCGCACCCTCACTGTCGGCCGCGAGCTCACCAAACAGTTTGAAGAAGTGGCCCAAATGCCCGCGATGGCCTTTGGTGCATGGCTGCGCGATGGCGCCCACCGCACCCGGGGTGAATTTGCGCTGATGCTGCACCCGCTCGACACCGGAGGCACCGACGCCTCGGGCCCCGATCAGGAGAGTTTGCGCACCCTGGATCTGCTGTTGGCGGAGTTGCCGGTGAAAACCGCGGTGCGCCTGTGCGCCGAGATCACCGGCCAACCTCGAAACGCCTTGTACCAGGCGGCATTGGCCCGAAAGGCCGAAAGTCAGGCCCAAACACGGGACGCGGGCGAGGACACCGCCGAAGACTGAGCCCCCCTCAGTGACTGCCAGGTTTGGAAACGCTGGCGTCGTCAACCACTTCGGTGGCCTGAACGTCCACCACATCGCCGGGTGGCTCCTGGCGTGCCTGACCCGGCCAGACGCCCTGGGTGTAGCGCTGCGACTGCTCGCGCATGCGGGTGAACATCACCACAGGGGCCGGTTTGCGCCCCGTGATCAGCGACCACAGGGAAACGGCCACCACAACCACCAGAGCGGCCAGCAAGAAGCTGATCACAAAGACCGAGGCTGCAATCAACAGCACCAGCTTGAACAGGCCATTGATCACGCGACCCAGAAAATTCGACAAATCGTTCATACAGAAGAGAGCCTTGGCAGGCACTGAGAGTTCCTCGATGACCGGCCCAATGCCGACGAGGGTGCGGGTACGGCCCGTGCGCGCAACGCCATCAGCGTCCTGCGAGCACGGGCTTGTCACCCCACACAACTGAGGCCATTGTCACCTGTTGCAAGGATCCAGGGAACCCATGCGATCGGCTTTTGCCGGGTGTTTGTCTGCCCTGTCCTCCAGGGACCTTGCGCACGGGCCCTAGCGGGGGGGCCTGCGAGCACCGCAGGGCAGAAAACTCCTGTGCCTTTTCCTGGGCTCAATACAGCGCCATTTGGGCTCATGCGTCATCGCGAAGACGACAGGGGCTGCTATGCTGAAACCATGCCAATACGGCCTCTGCAATGCCCACCATGAATCGCATCTACCAGTACTTTTTCCGCGGCCTCATCACTTTCCTGCCCTTGGCGCTCACGGTGTACGTCCTGTTCCTC encodes:
- a CDS encoding DUF3617 domain-containing protein, translating into MITKRTRPHALAILTLLVAISAPALAQSVLPGLWAIENKVGGNPEMEKAMAQMQAQLAAMPPAQRKQMEAIMGKSGVSMASSGAMSVKVCMTAEMVERQQLPTRTQGDCTSKIDSRSGNTLKISFTCSNPVSSGQGIYTFDGDKAYTMKMAIKSQEGGQTRNMTMDAKGQWLSADCGSVKPVTLPTQ
- a CDS encoding YggS family pyridoxal phosphate-dependent enzyme, whose translation is MTTIEDNLQAQRQRVALACQTAGRDVTAVTLLAVSKTFGADAVAEAVAVGQRAFGENYIQEGVDKILALRASHPGVALEWHCIGPIQSNKTRLVAEHFDWVQSVDRLKIAQRLNEQRPEGLPPLQVCLQVNVDGGSNKSGVTPAELPALAAAVAELPRLTLRGLMCIPEPEPGFEAQRALFMRCKAVFDDLQRQMGSGVDTLSMGMSDDLDAAVAAGATMVRVGRGVFGTRPPKG
- a CDS encoding type IV pilus twitching motility protein PilT, with amino-acid sequence MDITQLLAFSVKNKASDLHLSAGLPPMIRVHGDVRRINVEPLDHKGVHSMVYDIMNDSQRKQYEEFLECDFSFEIEGLSRFRVNAFNHNRGAGAVFRTIPSKILSLEQLNAPKIFGDLALRPRGMVLVTGPTGSGKSTTLAAMVNHLNETEYGHILTVEDPVEFVHESKKCLINQREVGPHTLSFANALRSALREDPDAILVGEMRDLETIRLAMTAAETGHLVFGTLHTSSAAKTIDRIIDVFPAEEKDMVRAMLSESLVAVISQTLCKVKDGSGRVAAHEIMIGTSAIRNLIREAKVAQMYSAIQTGNSVGMQTLDQNLSELVRRNLISPAEARSKAKIPDNFPG
- a CDS encoding PilT/PilU family type 4a pilus ATPase, whose product is MERDQASKFINDLLKLMVSRGGSDLFLTAEFPPAIKVDGKVVKVSPQPLNAVHTLSLARAIMNDKQAAEFERTKECNFAISPPTVGRFRVSAFIQQGKVGMVLRTIPATLPTIDKLGLPQVLKDVSLSKRGLCILVGATGSGKSTSLAAMVDWRNEHTFGHIITIEDPVEFVHPHKNCVVTQREVGLDTDNWEAALHNTLRQAPDVILMGEIRTRETMEHAIQFSETGHLCLATLHANSANQALDRIINFFPEERRPQLLMDLSLNLRALVSQRLVPRQDNKGRFAAVEIMLNSPLISDLIFKGEVAEIKEIMKKSTQMGMQTFDQALFHAFEANLITLEDALRNADSLNDLRLQIKLNSQRAKTQDLAAGTEHLTIV
- a CDS encoding NAD(P)-dependent oxidoreductase; this encodes MNTIAERSYESVPSRRVAFLGLGVMGLPMAGHLAKAGHSVTVYNRSPAKAEAWCKEFGGQHKNTPREAAMGADMVFACVGNDDDLRAITLGADGAFAGMQPGNVFVDHTTASANVARELYGAAKTLGLAFIDAPVSGGQAGAQNGALTVMCGGDATAFEQVKPVGMAFSKAFTLMGESGAGQLTKMVNQICIAGLVQGLSEAIAFGQKSGLDMEQALAVIGKGAAQSWQLDNRGKTMASDHFEFGFAVDWMRKDLGLVLEEAKRNGARLPVTALVDQFYADVQAMGGQRWDTSSLIKRLR
- a CDS encoding BON domain-containing protein, which codes for MTSIDRFARWTRLVLGTAALGAVLSACAPLMVGGALTGAMVATDRRTSGAQLDDQGIELRAANRLGDTFGGRARINVTSYNRRVLLTGEVANERDRQLAADTVKAIDNVNMVYNELGITNSPTFTEKAADTLLTGRVKAGLVDTKKLSANSFKVVSERATVYLMGRVTQREADQATDVARTTKGAQRVVRVFEILSEEELARMAIK
- a CDS encoding SIS domain-containing protein; translation: MLLQRIQQQFIDSADLKYQCAQSLAPEVEAATQAVLASVTGGGKVLSCGNGPSASAAQLFTASFIGRYERERPELAALCLCSDAVVLTAITSDFDGRAVYARQVRALGHAGDVLLVLSANGNSANVLAAVEAAHERDMTVVALTGARGGRLAQQLRDTDVHICVPSDQTPRILEVHHLVLHCICDGVDAQLLGLPDSLNSEQENPA
- a CDS encoding YraN family protein; this translates as MGFFRNGSLFNKAPAPAASPALASQARPSDAAKATTKRRGDAAEALALAHLQRQGLRLVQRNFKTPGRGGGEVDLIMRETDGTLVFIEVRQRAGASRGGAGGSITVIKQQRIILAARHFLLTLGSEPPCRFDVVLVEGRLAPDGSAPGARLEWIRAAFDASATF
- the rsmI gene encoding 16S rRNA (cytidine(1402)-2'-O)-methyltransferase, giving the protein MSVSPPSLLIAARESAAHQHYPQGTLYMVATPIGNLADISLRALHVLSLVDTVACEDTRHTAGLLQGYGLHKPLLAVHEHNEAEASQTVVQRLQAGQRVAYVSDAGTPGVSDPGARLAQAVAAAGLRSVPLPGPSSITALLSVSGHAGWDGQFVFRGFLSPKAGERQRDVQHLAQDPRAVVLLEAPHRIEALAKDLAILGERTLTVGRELTKQFEEVAQMPAMAFGAWLRDGAHRTRGEFALMLHPLDTGGTDASGPDQESLRTLDLLLAELPVKTAVRLCAEITGQPRNALYQAALARKAESQAQTRDAGEDTAED